The Gordonia terrae genome contains the following window.
CCGACATGCCGAGCGTGCCGGGTCCGGTTCCCGCGGCCGTGCACGGCCCGGCGGTCCTGATCATCGACCGCAGCAACGAGATCGTCCAGATGAGCGCCGGCAGCCAGGAGCGCATCGCCGACCTCGCGTCCGGTCCCAACGGTGCGGCGGTGATGAACCCCATCTACGGTCTGATCGGGGCCGCACGACGGTACGGATCCGGAGAGTCCTCCGTCCCGCCGCGCCTTCGGGTGCGGGGTGCGTCGGGCATGTGGCTGGTCATCCACGCATCGCCGCTGTCGTCGGCCGACGGCCGGGTGGGCGAGGTCGTGGTGACGATCGAGGAGGCGCGCCCGCCCGAGATCATTCCGCTGGTCGTCGAGGCATTCGGGCTCACCGCTCGCGAACGCGACGTCACGCAGATGGTGCTGCAGAGTGTGGCCACCAAGGACATCGCCACCGCCCTGCACGTCTCGGCCTACACCGTGCAGGACCACCTGAAATCCATCTTCGACAAGGCCGGCGTCCGCAGCAGACGCGAGCTGATCGCGCGGATCTACTTCGATCAGTACGCCCAACGTCTCAACGAACCGCTGTTGCCGTCCGGATCGTTCGCCGCCGCCGACAACGAGCTGTAGCGAGCTCCTCCCCCTCCGAACCCCCAACGAACCCGCCCTGTGCGCGCCGCACTCGGCGGGTTCGTTGTCGTCGTCTCACAGTGAGACGTTTGTAATCCACGTCACAGGGTTGTATCGAAGTCGCTCCAGTCCATGCGGGCCGGCAGTCCGCCGGCTCTCCACCAAGGAGGCGCACTTTGAGCAGGCAGAGCTTGACAAAAGCCCATGCGAAGATCACCGAGTTGTCCTGGGAGCCCACCTTCGCCACCCCGGCCACCCGGTTCGGTACCGACTACACATTCGAGAAGGCTCCCAAGAAGGATCCGCTCAAGCAGATCATGCGGTCGTACTTCCCGATGGAGGAGGAAAAGGACAACCGCGTGTACGGCGCCATGGACGGCGCCATCCGCGGCAACATGTTCCGTCAGGTGCAGGAACGTTGGCTGGAATGGCAGAAGCTGTTCCTGTCGATCATCCCGTTCCCCGAGATCTCTGCGGCCCGCGCGATGCCGATGGCCATCGACGCCGTCCCCAATCCCGAGATCCACAATGGCCTGGCCGTGCAGATGATCGACGAGGTTCGTCATTCGACGATCCAGATGAACCTCAAGAAGCTGTACATGAACAACTACATCGACCCGGCCGGCTTCGACATCACCGAGAAGGCGTTCGCCAACAACTACGCCGGCACCATCGGCCGCCAGTTCGGCGAGGGTTTCATCACCGGCGACGCCATCACCGCGGCCAACATCTACTTGACCGTCGTCGCCGAAACAGCCTTCACCAACACGCTTTTCGTCGCCATGCCCGACGAGGCCGCCGCCAACGGCGACTACCTGCTGCCGACCGTGTTCCACTCCGTCCAGTCCGACGAGTCGCGACACATCTCCAACGGCTACTCGATCCTGCTCATGGCACTCGCCGACGAGCGCAACCGCCCCCTGCTGGAGCGCGACCTGCGCTACGCATGGTGGAACAATCACTGCGTCGTCGACGCCGCCATCGGCACGTTCATCGAGTACGGCACCAAGGACCGTCGCAAGGATCGCGAGAGCTACGCCGAGATGTGGCGTCGCTGGATCTACGACGACTACTACCGCAGTTACCTTCTGCCGCTGGAGAAGTACGGGCTCACCATCCCGCACGACCTTGTCGAGGAGGCGTGGAACCGGATCACCAACAAGCACTACGTCCACGAGGTCGCCCGCTTCTTCGCCACCGGTTGGCCGGTCAACTACTGGCGGATCGACGCCATGACCGACAAGGACTTCGAGTGGTTCGAGCACAAATACCCCGGCTGGTACAACAAGTTCGGCAAGTGGTGGGAGAACTACAACCGGCTCGCCTACCCGGGCCGCAACAAGCCGATCGCCTTCGAAGAGGTCGGGTACGAGTACCCGCACCGGTGCTGGACCTGCATGGTGCCCGCCCTCATCCGCG
Protein-coding sequences here:
- a CDS encoding helix-turn-helix transcriptional regulator; its protein translation is MTSSLTAERVRRDIEVVAHAGLTLDEFFAETVASLGRAVPADAFCIGTFDPNTVLLTSARKYGALLGQDHRDPDWGLLEYGQVEPTAFRQMVAERRDAVGMKMLERDAPEHSNRMSQLMIPEYCFHDEARLVLRDGDRAWAGISLFRSGSGCRPFDSDEVEFLASLSRTLAHGVRVGLLSSVVADMPSVPGPVPAAVHGPAVLIIDRSNEIVQMSAGSQERIADLASGPNGAAVMNPIYGLIGAARRYGSGESSVPPRLRVRGASGMWLVIHASPLSSADGRVGEVVVTIEEARPPEIIPLVVEAFGLTARERDVTQMVLQSVATKDIATALHVSAYTVQDHLKSIFDKAGVRSRRELIARIYFDQYAQRLNEPLLPSGSFAAADNEL
- a CDS encoding aromatic/alkene/methane monooxygenase hydroxylase/oxygenase subunit alpha, with the translated sequence MSRQSLTKAHAKITELSWEPTFATPATRFGTDYTFEKAPKKDPLKQIMRSYFPMEEEKDNRVYGAMDGAIRGNMFRQVQERWLEWQKLFLSIIPFPEISAARAMPMAIDAVPNPEIHNGLAVQMIDEVRHSTIQMNLKKLYMNNYIDPAGFDITEKAFANNYAGTIGRQFGEGFITGDAITAANIYLTVVAETAFTNTLFVAMPDEAAANGDYLLPTVFHSVQSDESRHISNGYSILLMALADERNRPLLERDLRYAWWNNHCVVDAAIGTFIEYGTKDRRKDRESYAEMWRRWIYDDYYRSYLLPLEKYGLTIPHDLVEEAWNRITNKHYVHEVARFFATGWPVNYWRIDAMTDKDFEWFEHKYPGWYNKFGKWWENYNRLAYPGRNKPIAFEEVGYEYPHRCWTCMVPALIREDMVTEKVDNQWRTYCSETCYWTDAVAFRGEYEGRETPNMGRLTGFREWETLHHGKDLADIIQDLGYVRDDGKTLIPQPHLDLDPKKMWTLDDVRGNVFNSPNVLLNEMSDEERDAHIAAYRANTNGAVPA